From the Musa acuminata AAA Group cultivar baxijiao chromosome BXJ1-2, Cavendish_Baxijiao_AAA, whole genome shotgun sequence genome, one window contains:
- the LOC135596789 gene encoding sodium/hydrogen exchanger 3-like isoform X3 encodes MATSTVLSLPASDIPTTVATASVVVSITVFVALLCACLVIGHLLEGSRWANESIASLLLGLCAGLVMLLVTKWKRSRILTFDEELFFIYLLPPIIFNAGFQVKKKQFFRNFSTILLFGVLGTLISFCIISTGSYFLFKQIGITSLKIQQYLATGAIFSATDSVCTLQVLNQDETPLLYSLVFGEGVANDATSIVLFNAVQSLNLSHVKAMTAIKLFGTFLYLFFTSTALGVMIGLLSAYIIKKLYFGRHSTNREVAIMLLLAYLSYMIAELLSLSGILTIFFCGIIMSHYTWHNVTERSRITTRHAFAAMSFISETFIFLYVGMDALDIDKWKRSDASVGTTVAASGTLFALVMVGRAIFVFSLANFANFFRHASDAKIDLRQQFVIWWAGLMRGSVTIALSYNQFSTSSSKEGAFMITNSIVVVLFSTV; translated from the exons ATGGCCACCTCGACCGTGCTCTCCCTCCCCGCCTCCGACATCCCGACGACCGTGGCCACCGCCTCGGTCGTGGTCTCCATCACCGTCTTCGTCGCCCTCCTCTGCGCCTGTCTCGTCATCGGTCACCTCCTCGAGGGCAGTCGCTGGGCCAACGAGTCCATCGCCTCCCTCCTCCTG GGTTTGTGTGCTGGTCTTGTGATGCTGTTGGTTACCAAATGGAAGAGGTCCCGCATCCTCACGTTTGATGAGGAGCTGTTCTTCATATATCTGTTGCCTCCCATCATCTTCAACGCCGG TTTTCAGGTCAAGAAAAAACAATTTTTTCGAAATTTCTCAACAATTCTACTGTTTGGTGTACTAGGAACACTAATATCCTTTTGCATCATCTCCACAG GTTCATACTTTCTATTTAAGCAAATAGGCATTACATCCTTGAAGATACAACAGTACCTAG CTACTGGGGCTATATTCTCAGCCACTGACTCAGTGTGCACATTACAG GTTCTCAACCAAGATGAAACACCCCTACTTTACAGTCTTGTGTTTGGAGAGGGAGTTGCTAATGATGCTACTTCAATTGTACTTTTCAATGCAGTCCAATCACTGAATCTCAGCCATGTTAAAGCCATGACTGCAATAAAGCTATTTGGAACCTTTCTTTATCTCTTCTTTACAAGCACTGCGCTTGGAGTAATG ATTGGACTCCTGAGTGCATATATCATAAAGAAATTGTACTTTGGAAG GCATTCTACAAACAGGGAAGTTGCAATTATGCTGCTATTGGCTTATCTTTCTTATATGATTGCCGAG CTCCTTTCTCTCAGTGGAATATTGACCATCTTCTTCTGTGGAATCATCATGTCACACTACACATGGCATAATGTTACTGAACGGTCAAGAATAACAACTAG GCATGCATTTGCAGCAATGTCATTCATTTCAGAAACTTTCATATTTCTCTATGTTGGTATGGATGCTTTGGACATTGACAAGTGGAAAAGAAGTGATGCTAG TGTAGGAACAACAGTTGCTGCTAGTGGAACGTTGTTTGCTTTGGTTATGGTTGGAAGAGCTATATTTGTCTTCTCATTAGCAAATTTTGCAAATTTTTTTAGACATGCATCTGATGCTAAGATTGACCTTCGGCAGCAG TTTGTAATATGGTGGGCTGGCTTAATGAGAGGTTCTGTCACCATTGCTTTATCATACAACCAG TTTTCGACAAGTTCATCCAAAGAGGGAGCATTCATGATAACTAATTCAATCGTTGTAGTGCTCTTCAGTACTGTG